A single window of Pectobacterium parmentieri DNA harbors:
- a CDS encoding MDR family oxidoreductase, which yields MQALVLEQSDGLTHAQIREIDAEQLPAGDVTVDISWSSINYKDALAITGKGKIIRNFPMVPGIDFVGTVRHSDSDRFTVGQPVILTGWGVGENHWGGLAQQARVKSDWLVPLPTSLDARNAMILGTAGFTAMLCVMALEDGGVTPESGDIIVTGASGGVGSTAVALLAELGYQVTAVSGRADNTDYLKKLGAKQVLDRSEFSGSPRPLEKQRWAGAVDTVGDNVLATLLAQMDYNSTVAACGLAGGIALPTTVMPFILRNVRLQGVDSVMAPLARRQQAWDRLATILPESFYQQVTQEIGLEDVPATAAALLENKVTGRTLVKIS from the coding sequence TGAACAGTCAGACGGACTGACCCACGCTCAGATTCGCGAGATTGACGCCGAGCAGCTTCCCGCCGGGGATGTGACTGTTGATATCAGTTGGTCCAGCATTAATTATAAAGATGCGCTTGCCATTACGGGCAAAGGCAAAATTATTCGTAACTTCCCAATGGTTCCAGGGATCGATTTTGTCGGGACCGTGCGCCACAGCGACAGCGATCGGTTTACTGTCGGTCAGCCCGTCATCCTGACCGGTTGGGGAGTGGGTGAAAACCATTGGGGCGGCCTGGCACAACAGGCACGCGTGAAGAGCGATTGGCTGGTGCCGCTCCCCACGTCGCTGGATGCACGTAACGCCATGATCCTTGGTACGGCAGGCTTTACCGCGATGCTGTGCGTAATGGCACTGGAAGACGGCGGCGTGACGCCGGAAAGCGGCGACATTATTGTGACGGGTGCCAGCGGCGGCGTCGGCAGCACGGCAGTCGCTCTGCTTGCAGAGCTAGGCTATCAGGTTACCGCCGTCAGCGGCCGTGCTGACAATACGGATTATCTGAAAAAGCTGGGTGCCAAACAGGTACTGGATCGCAGCGAATTCAGCGGAAGTCCTCGCCCGTTGGAGAAACAACGTTGGGCTGGTGCGGTTGATACCGTCGGCGATAACGTGCTGGCGACGCTGTTGGCGCAGATGGATTACAACTCGACGGTCGCCGCGTGCGGTCTGGCTGGCGGTATTGCACTGCCAACGACCGTGATGCCATTTATCTTACGTAATGTTCGCCTGCAAGGTGTGGATTCCGTCATGGCACCGCTGGCTCGCCGCCAGCAAGCGTGGGATCGTCTGGCTACCATCCTGCCGGAGTCGTTTTACCAGCAGGTGACGCAGGAAATCGGGTTGGAAGACGTACCTGCCACTGCCGCCGCGCTACTGGAAAACAAAGTCACTGGCCGCACGCTGGTGAAAATCAGCTAA
- a CDS encoding SMI1/KNR4 family protein — protein sequence MGIVEKDFVGWRMNSSNFDSNLNKVKSAIILIENKLMVKLPIEFNDYLTLTNDEAIAPIRKKEYCLAKYAQGVRSVRTSVLFPSEQVIEYTKLSQESIYDERYLLPTGLIVIGSNYDGDSDSCIIYDVRPNSPTYLHVFNWRYYVDNVVVSEGLGLLAHSLKAFLSTPTAIDAL from the coding sequence ATGGGAATAGTTGAAAAAGATTTTGTTGGTTGGAGAATGAATAGCTCAAATTTCGACTCCAATTTAAATAAGGTAAAAAGTGCAATTATCCTTATCGAAAATAAACTCATGGTAAAGTTACCAATCGAATTCAATGATTATTTAACATTAACAAATGACGAGGCCATTGCACCTATTAGAAAAAAAGAGTATTGCCTTGCCAAATATGCTCAAGGCGTTAGATCTGTACGCACATCTGTTTTATTCCCATCAGAGCAAGTCATCGAGTATACAAAACTATCCCAAGAGTCCATATACGACGAACGATATTTGTTGCCTACTGGTCTGATAGTTATCGGTTCGAACTATGATGGTGACTCTGATTCTTGTATCATCTACGATGTTAGACCTAATTCGCCAACATATTTACACGTTTTTAACTGGCGATATTATGTTGATAATGTAGTTGTGAGCGAAGGCCTGGGACTGCTTGCTCATTCTTTGAAAGCATTTCTCAGCACACCAACAGCGATAGATGCGTTGTAA
- a CDS encoding SMI1/KNR4 family protein yields MTIEKTDLNNWDMDEPNFIPDVNKINSSITFIQNELKVIIPNEMQELMFLTNDKPIGPTEGIDSVLVKYNDKTIIINIEITYSSNYIVEYTKLSQESIYEKRFLLPNGLIVIGSSYDDAGYACLIYDVRPDSVTYKHVFHWRHYVDNLIMGEGLGLIAHSLKEFLSMPTSEDAL; encoded by the coding sequence ATGACAATTGAGAAAACAGACCTTAATAATTGGGATATGGATGAACCTAATTTCATTCCAGATGTGAATAAAATAAATTCATCTATAACATTCATTCAAAATGAGTTGAAAGTAATCATTCCTAATGAAATGCAAGAACTGATGTTTTTGACAAATGATAAACCGATTGGTCCGACAGAGGGTATTGATAGTGTTTTGGTTAAATATAATGATAAAACAATAATTATTAACATAGAAATCACCTATAGCAGTAATTATATCGTCGAATATACAAAGCTGTCCCAAGAATCCATTTATGAAAAACGATTTTTGTTACCAAATGGATTAATTGTTATAGGTTCAAGTTATGATGATGCGGGTTATGCTTGCCTGATTTACGATGTAAGACCTGACTCTGTTACATATAAACATGTATTCCACTGGCGACATTATGTTGATAATTTAATTATGGGCGAAGGATTAGGATTAATTGCTCACTCACTGAAAGAATTTCTAAGCATGCCAACATCAGAAGATGCGTTGTAA
- the msrP gene encoding protein-methionine-sulfoxide reductase catalytic subunit MsrP: MHKHRKPTEADVTPESLFYQRRRILKALGISAAALALPLSAQADLLAWFKGSDKPKAPPGKPLTFSQPADWKLDLPLTPEDKVTGYNNFYEFGLDKADPAANAGGLKTEGWTIKIDGDVAKPLTLDIDDLLKRFPLEERIYRFRCVEAWSMVIPWVGFELAKLIKFAEPTSNARYVAFQTLYDPEQMPGQKDRFMGGGLEYPYVEGLRMDEAMNPLALLAVGVYGKTLPPQNGAPIRLVTPWKYGFKNIKSIVHIRFTRERPPCTWNLAASDEYGFYANVNPHVDHPRWSQATERVIGSGGLLNVERQPTLLFNGYAEQVASLYRGLNLRDNF; encoded by the coding sequence ATGCATAAACATCGCAAACCCACTGAAGCCGACGTTACTCCGGAATCCCTCTTCTATCAGCGTCGGCGCATATTAAAAGCACTGGGTATTTCTGCGGCGGCGCTCGCATTGCCGCTTTCCGCACAGGCCGATCTGCTTGCCTGGTTTAAAGGCAGCGATAAACCCAAAGCCCCGCCGGGTAAACCGCTCACATTTAGCCAACCTGCGGACTGGAAACTCGATCTTCCACTCACGCCGGAAGATAAGGTCACGGGCTATAACAACTTCTATGAATTCGGCTTAGACAAAGCCGATCCGGCAGCCAATGCAGGTGGATTAAAAACCGAAGGCTGGACCATCAAAATCGATGGCGATGTCGCTAAACCTCTCACGCTGGATATTGACGATTTGCTAAAACGCTTTCCGCTGGAAGAGCGGATCTACCGTTTTCGCTGCGTCGAGGCATGGTCGATGGTGATTCCGTGGGTCGGGTTTGAGCTGGCTAAGCTGATTAAATTCGCCGAACCTACCAGTAACGCGCGCTACGTAGCATTTCAGACGCTTTACGACCCAGAACAGATGCCGGGGCAAAAAGATCGCTTCATGGGCGGCGGGTTGGAGTACCCCTATGTAGAAGGGCTGCGGATGGATGAAGCGATGAACCCCTTGGCACTGCTGGCTGTCGGTGTTTATGGCAAGACACTGCCACCGCAGAACGGCGCGCCCATCCGTTTAGTCACGCCGTGGAAATACGGATTCAAGAACATCAAATCCATCGTCCATATCCGGTTTACCCGTGAGCGCCCCCCTTGCACATGGAATCTGGCGGCCTCGGACGAATATGGTTTCTACGCCAACGTTAACCCGCATGTGGATCATCCGCGCTGGTCGCAGGCCACAGAGCGCGTCATCGGTTCAGGTGGCCTGCTTAACGTTGAACGCCAACCCACGCTGCTATTTAACGGCTACGCAGAACAGGTCGCCTCACTGTACCGCGGCCTGAATTTGCGCGACAATTTTTAG
- the msrQ gene encoding protein-methionine-sulfoxide reductase heme-binding subunit MsrQ produces the protein MRLTLQHINRLKVLLHLAGFLPLLWLILSVDQGWFSADPAKDIQHFTGRMALKLLLATLLVTPLARYGKQPLLIRCRRLLGLWCFFWATLHLVSYSLLELGLDHLALLGKELISRPYLTLGIISWLILLALAITSPQAMMRKLGSQWQKLHNFVYLVAILAPIHYLWSVKTLSPQPILYALAALILLLFRYKKFRQWWR, from the coding sequence ATGAGACTGACTTTACAACATATTAATCGGCTAAAAGTGCTACTCCATCTGGCAGGTTTTCTGCCGCTGCTGTGGCTGATATTGTCGGTCGATCAGGGGTGGTTCAGTGCCGATCCCGCCAAAGATATCCAGCACTTTACTGGCCGAATGGCGCTAAAGTTGTTGCTGGCGACGCTGTTGGTCACACCGCTGGCGCGCTACGGCAAACAGCCACTATTAATTCGCTGCCGACGTCTTCTCGGGCTATGGTGTTTTTTCTGGGCGACGCTACATCTGGTGAGTTATTCGCTGCTGGAACTGGGCCTGGACCATTTGGCTCTGTTGGGTAAGGAATTGATATCCCGCCCGTATTTAACGCTGGGGATCATAAGCTGGCTGATTTTACTGGCACTGGCGATAACCTCACCGCAAGCCATGATGCGCAAGTTGGGATCTCAATGGCAAAAACTGCATAATTTCGTCTATTTAGTCGCCATCCTTGCACCTATCCACTATCTTTGGTCAGTTAAAACGCTGTCCCCACAGCCCATTTTGTATGCGTTAGCGGCGCTGATATTACTGCTGTTCCGCTATAAGAAATTCCGTCAATGGTGGCGCTAA